A stretch of the Desulfovibrio porci genome encodes the following:
- a CDS encoding ABC transporter ATP-binding protein: MPSRLEARALAFGYPGHAPVLDAVDLTLRRGEVCALLGPNGAGKTTLLRLLLGLLRPTKGEILLEGVSLQKLTGKERALRMAYVPQEALPRFPMTVFEAVLLGRKPHMRWGPGKNDLARTGETLARLGLEALAQRPLDALSGGQRQKVTLARALAQDTDWLLLDEPVSNLDLRHQIEVLDLARRVAEKRHLGVLLSLHDVNMAVRFAHTVALLVPSPRGARVEACGEPTMVLTPERMRTVYGIAMQTYHGENGQVPLWFPSPPQP, translated from the coding sequence ATGCCGTCCCGTCTGGAAGCGCGCGCCCTCGCTTTTGGCTATCCCGGCCACGCGCCTGTGCTTGACGCTGTGGATCTGACCCTGCGACGCGGCGAGGTGTGCGCCCTGCTCGGTCCCAACGGCGCGGGAAAGACCACACTTCTGCGGCTTCTGCTGGGTCTGCTGCGTCCCACCAAGGGGGAAATTCTGCTGGAGGGCGTTTCCCTGCAAAAGCTGACCGGCAAAGAACGCGCCCTGCGCATGGCCTATGTGCCGCAGGAGGCGCTGCCGCGCTTTCCCATGACGGTTTTTGAGGCCGTGCTGCTGGGCCGCAAGCCCCATATGCGCTGGGGACCGGGCAAAAACGACCTCGCCCGCACGGGCGAAACCCTGGCCCGGCTGGGCCTGGAAGCGCTGGCGCAGCGCCCTCTGGACGCGCTTTCCGGCGGACAGCGGCAAAAAGTGACCCTGGCCCGGGCGCTGGCGCAGGACACGGATTGGCTCCTGCTGGATGAGCCGGTCAGCAATCTGGATCTGCGGCATCAGATCGAAGTGCTGGATCTGGCGCGCCGCGTGGCGGAAAAGCGACATCTCGGCGTGCTGCTCTCGCTGCACGATGTGAACATGGCCGTCCGTTTCGCGCACACTGTGGCTCTGCTGGTGCCGTCGCCACGGGGGGCTCGCGTCGAAGCATGCGGCGAACCAACAATGGTGCTCACGCCCGAACGCATGCGCACGGTCTACGGCATCGCCATGCAAACCTACCACGGGGAGAACGGGCAAGTTCCCCTCTGGTTTCCCTCGCCACCGCAACCCTAA
- a CDS encoding FecCD family ABC transporter permease translates to MQSTADFLAQRRRKYFALAALSGFACAALALGLGLGPHGWSLPFAGATASESRIFWQLRLPRVVMGALVGGGLAMGGVLSQAVLRNPLASPFTLGISSGAAFGAALVIVGGVFGIWQMAAGAFLFAALTALVILGLAGLRGSRPETLILGGVAVMFLFSAATSFLQYLGTEQQVQAIVFWSFGNLGRVGWPEILTAACMILLPLPLALRLAWDFNALAAGEESAAALGVSVRQLRTLGILAASVMTAGAICFTGVIGFIGLVAPHVARFCLGGDHRLLLPGAAFFGAGLVTLADAVARTLLGPQVIPVGIVTAFLGVPFFFWLLLCRGQNRAGGL, encoded by the coding sequence ATGCAAAGTACAGCGGATTTTCTTGCGCAACGCCGCCGCAAATATTTTGCCCTGGCGGCCTTGTCCGGCTTCGCCTGCGCGGCTCTTGCGCTGGGCCTCGGCCTTGGCCCCCACGGCTGGTCGCTGCCCTTTGCCGGAGCGACGGCCTCGGAATCGCGTATTTTCTGGCAGTTGCGGCTGCCGCGCGTGGTCATGGGCGCTCTGGTAGGCGGCGGACTGGCCATGGGGGGCGTGCTGTCCCAGGCGGTGCTGCGCAATCCCCTGGCCTCACCTTTTACCCTGGGCATTTCGTCCGGAGCCGCTTTCGGCGCGGCTCTGGTCATTGTGGGCGGCGTTTTCGGCATCTGGCAGATGGCGGCCGGGGCTTTTCTTTTCGCGGCGCTGACCGCGCTGGTCATCCTCGGCCTCGCCGGACTGCGGGGCAGCCGCCCCGAAACGCTGATTCTGGGCGGCGTGGCGGTGATGTTTCTTTTTTCCGCCGCCACCTCCTTTCTGCAATATCTGGGTACGGAACAGCAGGTGCAGGCCATTGTTTTCTGGAGTTTCGGCAATCTGGGCCGGGTGGGTTGGCCGGAAATTCTGACTGCGGCGTGCATGATCCTTCTGCCCTTGCCCCTGGCCTTGCGTCTGGCCTGGGATTTCAACGCCCTGGCCGCCGGGGAGGAAAGCGCGGCGGCCCTGGGCGTATCCGTGAGACAGCTGCGTACTCTGGGCATCCTAGCCGCGTCCGTCATGACCGCCGGGGCCATCTGCTTTACCGGGGTGATCGGTTTCATCGGGCTGGTCGCGCCGCATGTGGCCAGATTCTGCCTCGGCGGCGACCACCGCCTGCTGCTGCCCGGCGCGGCTTTTTTCGGCGCCGGTCTGGTGACCCTTGCCGACGCCGTAGCCAGAACCCTGCTCGGGCCGCAGGTCATTCCCGTGGGTATTGTCACGGCCTTTCTCGGCGTTCCGTTCTTTTTCTGGCTTTTGCTGTGCCGCGGCCAAAACCGGGCGGGAGGGCTCTGA
- a CDS encoding NAD(P)-dependent alcohol dehydrogenase produces MKGFAMLSLNQIGWIEKEKPQCGPLDALLRPIAVSPCTSDVHTVWEGALGDRHDMILGHEAVGEVTEVGALVRDFKPGDKVIVPAITPDWNSLEAQAGFSMHSGGMLAGWKFSNFKDGVFGEFFHVNDADGNLAHLPPAIDPAEAVMLSDMVPTGLHGSELADVQYGDSVLVVGIGPVGLMGVAGAALRGAGEIFAVGSRPVCAEAARSYGATDIINYRDGDIVSQVMDKTRGKGVDKAIIAGGDVDTFAEVIRVLKPGGRIGNVNYLGSGDYVKIPRVEWGCGMGHKTVAGGLMPGGRLRMEKLASLLVTGRLNVAPLLTHRFQGFEHIEKALLMMKDKPRDLIKPVVVL; encoded by the coding sequence ATGAAAGGTTTCGCGATGTTGTCTCTGAACCAGATCGGCTGGATTGAAAAGGAAAAGCCTCAATGTGGTCCTCTGGATGCGCTGCTGCGGCCTATTGCCGTTTCACCCTGCACTTCGGATGTCCATACGGTCTGGGAGGGGGCTCTGGGCGACCGACATGATATGATTCTGGGCCATGAGGCCGTGGGCGAAGTGACGGAAGTGGGCGCGCTTGTGCGCGACTTCAAGCCCGGCGACAAGGTTATCGTGCCGGCCATCACTCCGGACTGGAATTCGCTGGAGGCTCAGGCTGGATTCTCCATGCATTCCGGTGGGATGCTTGCCGGATGGAAATTCTCCAATTTCAAGGACGGCGTATTCGGTGAATTTTTTCACGTAAACGACGCTGACGGCAATTTAGCGCATTTGCCGCCCGCCATTGACCCCGCCGAGGCCGTCATGCTCAGCGACATGGTTCCTACGGGCCTGCACGGTTCGGAACTGGCCGATGTGCAGTACGGCGACTCCGTGCTGGTGGTGGGCATCGGCCCGGTGGGCCTCATGGGCGTGGCCGGCGCCGCCCTGCGCGGAGCCGGAGAGATTTTCGCCGTGGGCTCGCGCCCCGTTTGCGCAGAAGCGGCGCGCTCTTATGGCGCGACGGACATCATTAACTACCGCGATGGCGACATCGTCAGCCAGGTCATGGACAAAACCAGGGGCAAGGGCGTCGACAAGGCTATTATAGCGGGCGGCGATGTGGATACCTTCGCGGAGGTAATCCGTGTGCTCAAGCCGGGTGGCCGCATCGGCAACGTCAACTATCTGGGTTCGGGCGACTATGTTAAAATCCCCCGGGTGGAGTGGGGGTGTGGCATGGGCCATAAAACCGTGGCCGGCGGCCTGATGCCCGGCGGGCGGCTGCGCATGGAAAAGCTGGCCAGCCTGCTGGTCACCGGACGTTTGAATGTGGCTCCATTGTTGACCCACCGTTTCCAGGGTTTTGAACACATTGAGAAGGCCCTTCTGATGATGAAAGACAAACCCCGGGATCTGATCAAGCCGGTGGTGGTCCTGTAA
- a CDS encoding 2-hydroxycarboxylate transporter family protein, producing the protein MEQSCTVWFKFGAKYMTASVLLVIGATYVTDLSLVINTLSIANTLQVITVVLDAGLGGVPVGFHFIESNVSAGLFMANMGGAGNVAVLSATRRMVLMPFARIPFHLDGVLILALVGLVAPLLMR; encoded by the coding sequence GTGGAGCAGTCCTGCACAGTCTGGTTCAAGTTCGGGGCCAAGTACATGACCGCTTCCGTGCTGCTGGTCATCGGCGCAACCTATGTGACGGACCTCTCCCTGGTCATCAACACCCTTTCCATCGCCAATACCCTCCAGGTCATCACAGTGGTCCTGGACGCGGGCCTCGGCGGCGTGCCGGTGGGCTTCCACTTCATTGAATCCAACGTTTCCGCCGGGCTGTTCATGGCCAATATGGGCGGCGCCGGCAACGTGGCCGTGCTTTCGGCGACCCGGCGTATGGTTCTGATGCCTTTCGCCCGGATTCCCTTCCACCTCGACGGCGTGCTCATTCTGGCGCTGGTGGGCCTGGTGGCGCCGCTGCTGATGCGGTAA
- a CDS encoding sulfite exporter TauE/SafE family protein has protein sequence MVIFAAMLLLGAVIGFVGAGGAGVMITLLTVGFNVPIHTALGTSLAAMAFTTLSGSYSHFREGNVLRRLGLAMGLFGAVGAFCGALISSSLHTEVLTPLTAAALLLSALLIHLRIFHPQSPIFRQGFFTPKGGRFWLLAGLTGMVNGLISGACGIGAASFIQLSLLLVFNVPLYQTVGTTMLIILPIALMGGAGFLSAGHLEPLLFVQVLLGQVTGAFFGAKLTRLAPQILLKVAMVALPAAGGIILLMAR, from the coding sequence ATGGTTATTTTCGCGGCCATGCTCCTGCTGGGGGCTGTGATCGGCTTTGTGGGCGCGGGTGGGGCCGGCGTGATGATCACCCTGCTCACCGTGGGTTTCAACGTGCCCATCCATACGGCTCTGGGCACGTCTCTGGCGGCCATGGCCTTCACTACCCTCTCCGGTTCGTACAGCCACTTCCGTGAAGGCAATGTGCTGCGCCGCCTGGGCCTGGCCATGGGCCTGTTCGGCGCTGTGGGCGCGTTCTGCGGGGCGCTGATCTCCTCCTCGCTCCACACGGAAGTCCTCACGCCGCTCACAGCGGCGGCCCTGCTGCTGTCGGCCTTGCTGATCCATCTGCGTATCTTTCATCCTCAGAGCCCGATCTTCCGTCAGGGCTTCTTTACGCCCAAGGGAGGCAGGTTCTGGCTGCTGGCAGGCCTGACCGGCATGGTGAACGGACTGATCTCCGGGGCCTGCGGCATCGGCGCGGCCTCCTTCATCCAACTGAGCCTGCTGCTGGTTTTCAACGTGCCGCTGTACCAGACTGTGGGCACCACAATGCTGATCATCCTGCCCATCGCGCTAATGGGCGGCGCAGGCTTTCTCAGCGCCGGGCATCTGGAGCCCCTGCTCTTTGTCCAGGTGCTGCTGGGTCAGGTCACCGGCGCGTTTTTCGGGGCCAAACTCACCCGTCTGGCCCCGCAGATACTGCTCAAAGTCGCCATGGTGGCCCTGCCCGCCGCGGGAGGAATCATTCTGCTGATGGCCCGCTGA
- a CDS encoding sigma 54-interacting transcriptional regulator — MDNSPDEIRYELVDFETGPKMARECLDNGFEVILCHGGTGDTIFRSVPHSVVKIERSDMDVLRALRVAKQYSDKIILASYQDEFHDTIAVEMERLLNIKVQNATYDSPSMMRQAIQQCVLQGFKVLIGGGVSKACMEEYGGRGFIIKPTHRSIQLAFKRGRHLAHSQREAKRRNGNMMMIMEHLQEGVLCIDSEQHVLIANKAAYQLLKVPPQADETFFSSFFQPLGLLDTLQDLTPRENKLVDLRGEAFIATTYPLILYSDTPCAVSLFRDTPSLQNISNKINKELYSRGLSARTTIDDIKGQSQPVRLMKEKLRQYAPSDVNIFIQGETGSGKELAAHALHAASLRKNKPFVPVNISAVPVQLIESELFGYEEGAFTGAKRGGKAGFFEMAHKGTLFLDEIGDISEEIQLRLLRVLETREVLRVGGNRMYPVDVRVICASNKPLLQLVQAGLFRMDLYYRLSTFKLSVPPLRRRLEDIPILLNDLLKKYHCGKKALSAPILECLRRYQWPGNVRELLAIMENYLLLLGDNPPDPALLTSIMNEHSTDSVEALPPATAPASRPRRSPLPFSPQEADPPADPRRTLKQSLDMARDAILKKTMDFYGGDKKQAAQHLGIGYSSLCRLLKKY, encoded by the coding sequence ATGGACAATTCGCCTGATGAGATCCGCTATGAGCTTGTCGATTTTGAAACCGGACCGAAAATGGCGCGCGAATGTCTTGATAACGGCTTTGAAGTGATCTTGTGCCACGGTGGTACGGGTGACACCATTTTCCGCTCCGTGCCGCATTCCGTCGTCAAGATCGAACGCTCCGACATGGACGTGCTCAGAGCCTTGCGCGTGGCGAAACAGTATTCCGACAAGATCATCCTGGCATCATACCAGGATGAATTTCATGACACTATTGCTGTGGAAATGGAACGTCTGTTGAACATCAAGGTGCAAAACGCCACCTATGACTCACCGTCAATGATGCGGCAAGCCATACAGCAATGCGTACTGCAAGGCTTCAAGGTGCTCATCGGCGGCGGCGTGAGCAAGGCCTGCATGGAAGAATACGGCGGCCGCGGATTCATCATCAAGCCCACGCACCGAAGTATTCAGCTGGCGTTCAAGCGCGGCCGCCATCTTGCCCATTCCCAGCGCGAGGCCAAACGCCGCAACGGCAACATGATGATGATCATGGAGCATTTGCAGGAGGGCGTGCTCTGCATTGATTCGGAGCAGCACGTCCTTATTGCCAATAAAGCGGCTTACCAGTTGCTCAAGGTGCCGCCTCAGGCGGATGAAACGTTTTTCAGCTCTTTTTTCCAGCCGCTCGGCCTTCTCGACACCCTGCAGGATCTGACTCCCCGGGAAAACAAGCTGGTCGACCTGCGGGGCGAGGCCTTCATCGCCACAACATATCCGCTTATCTTGTATTCCGACACGCCGTGCGCGGTCAGCCTTTTTCGCGACACCCCGTCACTGCAGAACATCAGCAACAAAATCAACAAGGAGCTTTACTCCCGCGGCTTGTCCGCCCGCACGACCATTGACGACATCAAGGGGCAAAGCCAGCCGGTGCGGCTAATGAAAGAAAAGCTGCGCCAGTATGCGCCGTCGGACGTGAACATATTCATCCAGGGAGAGACAGGCTCGGGCAAGGAACTGGCGGCCCATGCCCTGCACGCGGCCAGCCTGCGGAAAAACAAGCCCTTTGTGCCGGTCAACATTTCCGCAGTGCCCGTGCAACTGATTGAAAGCGAACTCTTCGGCTATGAGGAAGGCGCTTTTACCGGGGCAAAACGCGGCGGGAAAGCCGGTTTTTTTGAAATGGCTCACAAGGGGACGCTTTTCCTGGATGAAATCGGCGATATCAGCGAGGAAATCCAATTGCGCCTGTTACGCGTTCTTGAGACGCGGGAGGTGCTCCGGGTGGGCGGCAATCGCATGTATCCCGTCGATGTGCGCGTTATCTGCGCCTCCAACAAGCCTCTTCTCCAGTTGGTGCAGGCGGGCCTGTTCCGCATGGATCTCTATTATCGCTTGTCCACATTCAAGTTGAGCGTGCCGCCATTGCGTCGCCGTCTCGAGGATATTCCCATCCTGCTGAATGATCTGCTGAAAAAATACCATTGCGGCAAAAAGGCGTTATCCGCGCCGATCCTGGAATGCCTGCGCCGCTACCAGTGGCCGGGCAATGTGCGGGAACTGTTGGCTATCATGGAAAACTACCTGCTTCTTCTGGGGGACAATCCGCCCGATCCGGCGTTGCTGACCAGCATTATGAACGAGCATAGCACGGACAGCGTGGAGGCCCTTCCCCCGGCAACAGCGCCCGCTTCCAGGCCGCGCCGCAGCCCCCTGCCCTTTTCTCCGCAAGAAGCGGATCCACCGGCGGATCCGCGCCGGACGCTCAAGCAAAGTCTGGACATGGCCCGTGACGCTATTTTGAAAAAAACCATGGACTTCTATGGCGGGGACAAAAAGCAGGCGGCGCAACACCTCGGCATCGGATATTCCTCCTTGTGCCGTCTGCTCAAAAAATACTGA